In Zingiber officinale cultivar Zhangliang chromosome 1A, Zo_v1.1, whole genome shotgun sequence, the DNA window GTGCTCATTTTGATATTCAGCAATGCTAGTACTGAATTTCGGGTTTTGTTCCTCGAAGAATTGTGGTTTCTGGTTGCAAGATTGATAGGGGGTTGTTTTCCAATCAGGGCTACTTGTGTTGCCATTTTGAGCTGATGGAGCAACGCCATGGGCTTCTACGTTCTTGTTTCGTCTTGCGAGTTCGCTGGCTAGAAGAGTGTCACTTGCCATGATCTTCTCCACATCATATCTTGAAATGTCAAAGTTTGTGACAGCGTTCAAACCGCGGAACTTGATTGCAGCAATGTCGTAGGCTTCAGCTGCTTCCTCTTGAGTACCTAATTATATCGAGTGTCAGAAATAAAAATGCCTAACAAAAGATTAGGAAGAAACGTGGTAAGCATAAAAAGTAACAACCATCATTATAGCTTGGTGAATGCTTTCTATTAATTTCTTGTcagtcttttttaaaaaaaataaaaaacagagATGATGAATTGGTCAAACAAAGACTTTGGGGTCACTGAAATATCAGCCTTGTGAAAAGCACAACTATTTGCCATTAAAGTCTTTGCTCTAGCGAGCATGCTTGGCCCCAAAGGCTCTTTTTTTTCTTACTTCTTTTCCTTTCAGAATGTTGGGGGAATCAACGTGTCAAAGATTTAGCATCAATGTCATATTTGTCGCACTCGTGTCAGAGAGCTGTATACACGCTATATTTGCTTCGACATGCTAAACCACCAGCTCAAACTACAAACTTACTGAAGGTTCCCAGATAAAGATCCTTATTTCCAGAGACCCTCCCGATCCGAGCTTGCCACCTTCCATGTTGGTGATGCCTGGAGACATGCCATCGagttaaaaaatatattcaagGGATTCAACTAAATGGGCTACAAGCATCCAAAATAGACCTAGTGACTCCCCGGTATATCGATGCTCCACGCGAAAAACCACTGCTCTTCCTGTGAATAATGGGAAATGACATCGTAATGAATGAAGAACCATGAAAGTTACATTTCAAATTAACCGACTGCGAATAAAGAAAAGCAAGGTTTCAACCTTCTTAGATGAGCAACGTATTCTTGCCTGCTCATGTTCTTCATTTCTTCGATTTCTGCATGGTAATCTTCCAGCTGCACCACCAAACCATAATTAGCACTATCACATCGATAGGAATTTTTGGAGAACTGAAATCTTCGATGGTTTACCGGGAAGTTGATATGAGTGCATGTACCCCAATACTTGAGAGCAGCCAAGTCATAGGCTCTAGCGGCTTTCTCTTCCATATCATACCCCCCTGTGGTACAAGAATTAATAGAATGCTAATGGTGTGGTGCTTTATAGACAGAGAATGATAGGAGTTGGATGGGTGAAAGAAGCATACCCAAGTAAACTGCTTCCACCAAGTTCACCATTATTACAAGCATATACCCAGCCAAGAAAACAATTAATTGGATAGGAAGAAATGTTAAACTAACTTTGAATgattacttttaaaaaaattgttgaaTGGTTGTATATTGTAAGTTCTAACCTTGCCTTCCTTTCCTTGTTTGCCCTTCCTTTTTGCAACTATTGTCCCAAAGATGAGCTTCGTATCTTCCAGTCCACCTGTGTCTGTAGCAAGTTCAACATTCATTAGTGCAAATGTTGTCGATCATCATGACAAAATTATATGCGATAAGAAAGAAATTTAAATAACGAGATGACCTCGTGACTCCCCTGTACTGGGACGTCCGCTGCCCGAATGAATCGATCGACTTGCGGTGATGAACAGGCTGCTTCTGGCCACCTTTGGAGCCTCTCTTTTTAGTAGGATCCAAGATCATGTAGTCGGAGCCGGCTGCGACAGCGGTCGAACCAGCAAGCTGTGGAGCTGTGACACAGCTCGACTGCGAAACAGGGCTCATGGACAAGCTTAAGGACTGCAAGTCCCCATTGCCCATGGAAGCAA includes these proteins:
- the LOC122034199 gene encoding AP2-like ethylene-responsive transcription factor CRL5, translated to MKSMNNANTDADNAWLGFSLSPQMNMEVAHSSAGTFFVSTPLTSSGFMYGEGGGGYHYSQLSSIPLKTNGSLCLMEALTRSQQEVMVASPSPKLEDFLGCGPNMIAHGREAAMALSLGCRDPLPHSGSDILHHHFPQYQDAFFAPLTNHEIYQAPIGSSSQAMASVASMGNGDLQSLSLSMSPVSQSSCVTAPQLAGSTAVAAGSDYMILDPTKKRGSKGGQKQPVHHRKSIDSFGQRTSQYRGVTRHRWTGRYEAHLWDNSCKKEGQTRKGRQVYLGGYDMEEKAARAYDLAALKYWGTCTHINFPLEDYHAEIEEMKNMSRQEYVAHLRRKSSGFSRGASIYRGVTRHHQHGRWQARIGRVSGNKDLYLGTFSTQEEAAEAYDIAAIKFRGLNAVTNFDISRYDVEKIMASDTLLASELARRNKNVEAHGVAPSAQNGNTSSPDWKTTPYQSCNQKPQFFEEQNPKFSTSIAEYQNEHFVNNLQSLVGAMGSSTQGVNVSDNLNITQGLNPLSLVPGLSNSGEVNSDKADISVLFSKTQKKLISATMNSWMPPPQLRPGLPLPTMPMFAAWTDT